The following are encoded in a window of Spiroplasma tabanidicola genomic DNA:
- a CDS encoding 3'-5' exoribonuclease YhaM family protein — protein MWINEIKSDSKSIDFIARVEKVSVSTGNNGANYLIIYLVDKTGRIEARLWNCDPEDEEIIKEGSIIKVEGLISLYRKQLQLKISKYHIIVEEEFNKYGIDQSDFFISAPLNIDKHYNWLIKTIEELKNPIYKKITLKIIKDNEKKFKTYPAATSIHHNVLGGLFWHSFSLLKGAISLKDIYKYANVDWELVYCGAVLHDIGKIVEMKGKNASDYTDEGKLLGHITIGSAFISHASNSLKLSEKEYEESVKLQHIVLSSHGKHEFGSPVEPSMLEAIIVSSLDALDARIYKVNEELSKVDGEGWTGRILTEGGRAFLKHHKKK, from the coding sequence ATGTGAATTAACGAAATTAAGAGTGATTCCAAAAGTATTGATTTTATAGCTAGAGTTGAAAAAGTGTCAGTTTCCACTGGTAACAATGGTGCAAATTATTTAATAATTTATTTAGTTGATAAAACGGGTAGAATTGAAGCTAGATTATGAAATTGTGATCCGGAAGATGAAGAAATAATTAAAGAAGGATCTATTATAAAAGTAGAAGGATTAATCAGTTTATATCGTAAACAATTACAACTTAAAATTAGTAAATACCATATAATAGTTGAAGAAGAATTTAACAAATACGGTATTGATCAGAGCGATTTTTTCATATCAGCCCCTTTAAATATAGATAAACATTATAATTGGCTTATAAAAACTATTGAAGAGTTGAAAAATCCGATATATAAAAAAATTACTTTAAAAATTATAAAAGATAATGAAAAAAAATTTAAAACTTATCCAGCAGCAACATCAATTCACCATAATGTATTAGGTGGATTATTTTGACATAGTTTTTCATTATTAAAAGGAGCTATTTCTTTGAAAGATATTTATAAGTATGCCAATGTTGATTGAGAATTAGTTTATTGTGGAGCTGTTTTACATGATATAGGAAAAATTGTTGAGATGAAAGGCAAAAATGCATCAGATTATACGGATGAAGGAAAACTATTAGGCCATATAACAATTGGAAGCGCTTTCATAAGTCATGCATCAAATAGTTTAAAACTTTCGGAAAAAGAATATGAAGAAAGTGTTAAATTGCAACATATAGTACTCTCGAGTCACGGTAAGCATGAATTTGGATCTCCAGTAGAACCAAGCATGTTAGAGGCAATTATAGTTTCATCCCTAGATGCTCTAGACGCAAGGATATATAAAGTAAATGAAGAACTTTCTAAAGTTGATGGCGAAGGTTGAACCGGAAGAATTTTAACAGAAGGCGGAAGAGCATTTTTAAAACATCATAAAAAAAAATAA
- a CDS encoding biotin/lipoyl-binding protein yields MEKIKFKNAKKYKGIIEKIFVKDGQPVNKGDILAQISTQLERISLESPIDGVVRNVYVIDSLIVSHGDTIFDIISNKELETILRRPSEMSDTLKDALTDFGFLDETLDEVQMDINLNNTEVLTHTIDYSDKLPESIGKEIKHENNTNLNQPVETSNITKELESLEFLKKETDIEVSKTHAIEQLNEDFLNKTNIQNEHNNKDLIIEENKKVIINEKIDIVVKPIETNSLTQELNNFALKSKESLTEISKTQSLDQINNDFLFSNNLDDKKEKQKEVDYTNNMPRSIGDTKKSANEYINNKPIETDGVTEELKNLNLFKPEIEKEESSSKVIEEINNDFFNKDSNEKNEKTSKYENKLSNQEKVEINLNELVQENSNDQAEKNKTEFSETELQRKVESSQFLSQFQQQEEVNQKLNIVKSSYSIEEVSEIKQDFSKINEDYSQINKEINNAITKDFETDELLKQNDDSIEELSAFAVLEETVVINEEIEDQDSSVENKDVIISGIEKELELLREDFLKAKNQLVNLEKKEVNSKKIDNSKELRKANTISFEADITALLNLHTIMYDSILDKGIILNLNSFYLKALALILTNFKNIGLFKKQVVSVYKNIKDNFNFVDVKINEKNSILEIAMEVEKNKISEKLSKVVLFDLSHFNIISSNIQLNEDVLLSISIGDNQSRLKGDMILSNYVMVTIIYDSNVINLNDAINFGKEFTSLISNPGLLI; encoded by the coding sequence ATGGAAAAAATAAAATTTAAGAATGCAAAAAAATACAAAGGAATTATTGAAAAAATATTTGTAAAAGATGGCCAACCTGTAAACAAAGGTGACATTTTAGCTCAAATATCAACTCAACTTGAAAGAATTAGTTTAGAATCACCAATTGATGGTGTTGTAAGAAATGTATATGTTATTGATTCTTTGATAGTGTCTCATGGAGATACCATTTTTGATATTATTTCTAATAAAGAATTAGAAACTATTTTAAGAAGACCTTCTGAAATGAGTGATACTTTAAAAGATGCTTTAACTGATTTTGGTTTTTTAGATGAAACATTAGATGAAGTTCAAATGGATATAAACTTAAATAATACTGAAGTATTGACTCATACAATTGATTATTCTGATAAATTGCCAGAAAGTATTGGTAAAGAAATTAAACACGAAAATAATACTAATTTAAATCAACCAGTCGAAACTAGTAACATCACTAAAGAACTTGAAAGTCTTGAGTTTTTAAAAAAAGAAACAGATATTGAGGTTTCAAAAACTCATGCAATAGAGCAATTAAATGAAGATTTTTTAAACAAAACTAATATTCAAAATGAGCACAATAATAAGGATTTGATTATCGAAGAAAATAAAAAAGTAATAATTAATGAAAAAATAGATATTGTTGTAAAACCAATCGAAACAAATAGTTTAACTCAAGAATTAAATAATTTTGCTTTAAAAAGCAAAGAAAGTTTAACTGAGATTTCAAAAACTCAATCACTAGATCAAATTAATAATGACTTTTTGTTTAGCAACAACTTAGATGATAAAAAAGAAAAACAAAAAGAAGTAGATTATACAAATAATATGCCGAGAAGTATTGGTGATACAAAAAAAAGTGCAAATGAATATATTAATAATAAACCCATTGAGACAGATGGGGTTACAGAAGAATTAAAAAATTTAAATTTATTTAAACCTGAAATTGAAAAAGAAGAATCAAGCTCAAAAGTTATAGAAGAAATTAATAATGACTTTTTTAATAAAGATAGTAATGAGAAAAATGAAAAAACATCTAAGTATGAAAATAAGCTCTCAAATCAAGAAAAAGTAGAAATTAATTTAAATGAATTAGTTCAAGAAAATTCTAATGATCAAGCAGAAAAAAATAAAACAGAATTTAGTGAAACAGAGTTGCAAAGAAAAGTTGAAAGTTCTCAGTTTTTATCTCAATTTCAACAACAAGAAGAAGTAAATCAAAAGTTAAATATTGTAAAAAGTAGTTATTCGATTGAAGAAGTTAGTGAAATAAAACAAGATTTTTCTAAAATTAACGAAGATTATAGTCAAATAAATAAAGAAATAAACAACGCAATTACTAAAGATTTTGAAACAGATGAGTTGCTAAAACAAAATGATGACTCTATTGAAGAACTATCTGCTTTTGCAGTTTTAGAAGAAACTGTAGTAATTAATGAAGAAATAGAAGATCAAGATAGTAGCGTTGAAAATAAAGATGTAATAATTAGTGGCATCGAAAAAGAACTTGAATTATTGAGAGAAGACTTTTTAAAAGCAAAAAATCAATTAGTTAATTTAGAAAAAAAAGAAGTTAATTCTAAAAAAATAGACAATTCTAAGGAATTAAGAAAAGCAAATACTATTAGTTTTGAAGCTGATATTACTGCATTATTGAATTTACATACTATTATGTATGATTCTATTTTGGATAAAGGCATAATTTTAAATTTAAATAGTTTTTATTTAAAAGCACTAGCTTTAATTTTAACAAATTTTAAAAATATAGGTTTATTTAAAAAGCAAGTAGTATCAGTTTACAAAAATATTAAAGATAATTTTAATTTTGTTGATGTAAAAATAAATGAAAAAAACTCAATATTGGAAATAGCTATGGAAGTTGAAAAAAATAAAATAAGTGAAAAATTAAGTAAAGTAGTATTATTTGATTTATCACACTTTAATATCATTTCTTCAAATATACAACTTAATGAAGATGTTTTATTGTCAATTTCAATTGGGGATAATCAATCTCGTTTAAAAGGGGATATGATATTGTCAAATTACGTTATGGTGACAATTATTTATGACTCAAATGTAATAAATCTAAATGATGCAATAAATTTTGGTAAAGAGTTTACAAGTTTAATTTCAAACCCAGGATTATTAATTTAA
- a CDS encoding aldo/keto reductase — protein sequence MKKIKLNDGNEMPFISFGTYQITDLELCEKVVLNALEVGYRAIDTAQSYFNEEAIGNALEKTNVARKDIFLTTKIWISNYNYNKTIESFYNSLKKLKTNYVDLVLVHQPFGYYREALSALLSLKKLGYIKSIGISNFYDDKLADLCLFNNSDFIPVINQIEVNPFFQRDNTIENNIKYGVKPMAWAPFAEGKNDIFNNSVLKKIANKHNKSVAQVILRWLYEQDIPFITKSINIERMKENISIFDFSLSNEDKEQIKSLDKGVSQFFNHNDIDGVEMIYSLVKKRNEIK from the coding sequence ATGAAAAAAATCAAATTAAATGATGGTAATGAAATGCCTTTTATATCTTTTGGTACATATCAAATAACAGATTTAGAACTATGTGAAAAAGTTGTTTTAAATGCTTTGGAAGTAGGATATAGAGCAATTGACACAGCACAAAGTTATTTCAACGAAGAGGCTATAGGTAATGCCCTAGAAAAAACAAATGTTGCAAGAAAGGACATATTTTTAACTACAAAAATATGAATTAGTAATTATAATTACAATAAAACAATTGAGTCATTTTATAATTCTTTAAAAAAATTGAAAACAAATTATGTAGATTTAGTTTTAGTTCATCAACCTTTTGGTTATTATAGAGAAGCGTTATCTGCACTTTTAAGTCTTAAAAAGTTAGGTTATATAAAATCAATAGGTATATCAAATTTTTACGATGATAAATTGGCTGATTTATGCTTATTTAATAATAGCGATTTTATTCCAGTTATTAATCAAATAGAAGTGAATCCATTTTTTCAAAGAGACAACACAATAGAAAATAACATAAAATATGGAGTAAAACCAATGGCATGAGCTCCATTTGCTGAGGGAAAAAATGATATATTTAATAACTCAGTATTAAAAAAAATTGCAAACAAACATAACAAATCAGTAGCACAAGTTATTTTAAGATGATTATACGAACAAGATATCCCATTTATCACAAAAAGTATTAATATTGAAAGAATGAAAGAAAATATTTCTATATTTGATTTTAGTTTATCTAACGAAGATAAAGAACAAATCAAGTCTTTAGATAAAGGGGTTTCTCAGTTTTTTAATCATAATGATATTGATGGTGTTGAAATGATATATTCGTTAGTGAAAAAGAGAAATGAAATTAAGTAG
- a CDS encoding helix-turn-helix domain-containing protein yields MAKTILFSAEEKKKIIDEFTTTDISARKLALKYNIKQTSTIYVWQNRYKQKGIAGLIDAQRGRKAKINKEVEFEKTKQELEHLRREMQIKEKKNKKLTSKVKVMEKYTASLVKE; encoded by the coding sequence ATGGCAAAAACTATTTTATTTAGTGCTGAAGAAAAAAAGAAAATAATAGATGAGTTTACAACTACAGATATAAGCGCAAGAAAGTTAGCTTTAAAATATAATATTAAACAAACATCAACTATTTATGTTTGACAAAATCGTTATAAACAAAAAGGAATTGCTGGGCTAATTGATGCACAGAGAGGTAGAAAAGCTAAAATTAATAAAGAAGTTGAGTTTGAAAAAACGAAACAAGAGTTGGAACATTTAAGAAGAGAGATGCAAATTAAAGAAAAAAAGAATAAAAAACTAACAAGTAAAGTAAAAGTTATGGAAAAGTATACAGCATCTCTAGTCAAGGAATAA
- a CDS encoding lipoprotein, which translates to MKKLLGFLGAITLITSTSSLAVACDNKPDRVSKVSLNPELAKQLIAALAGDPSLANKDFGDIFSSSDATTIVVRIINELIAKKFGYDSTNNNLEKLGLKKFDDENSEGYLPQQFIDTYKNQAGTVAEDLLFTEYTSSISSTRLDFSQINTKLYSLNPIEEVKSIVDLNGKSFNVIKGAKISFNKDGDKEWTILAEGDNKQQNLPELSDLTNPKSIFFIDGKYTSDNAKHQISPKTALRLRFQDYFDNELVKNIISNLLTMSYMDANNFSILPSSESQEDSTMSPFINTSSPLFSKTQSWFTTNTTGENRNWTTNVRMVWSIKFRKDNESKVRDELKKHDINSGSDKVVDFSNGNLKQGSSLIKLMSDIAKSLKTEEESGVIYNEDNSNAYDSFFRAQGYKGFTIFENGSAIGNNPISGKNYESAVKEAKKPSILLKSGSPFFEDNEDKNIEEIVFTLPIYMIELLGASAESNDSYIYQIKGADEKGKDIEFGWSGYGSSKTKYKDIWNQDNNKEYHSVDVQNLISGKDIEDSSQVSTQESNYNSAGYAMINQIKYMVSQDSTISELAKTVLYTKYLDADHIYYAGLYDQIGKYIKNNKDADD; encoded by the coding sequence ATGAAAAAATTATTAGGTTTCCTTGGCGCTATTACCTTAATTACTTCAACTAGTAGTTTAGCAGTAGCTTGTGATAACAAACCAGATAGAGTTTCAAAAGTAAGCTTAAATCCAGAACTTGCAAAACAATTAATTGCTGCTCTTGCAGGAGATCCAAGTCTTGCAAATAAAGACTTCGGAGATATATTCTCAAGTTCTGATGCAACAACAATTGTTGTAAGAATTATTAATGAATTAATTGCTAAAAAATTTGGTTATGATTCAACAAATAATAACTTAGAAAAATTAGGTTTAAAAAAATTTGATGATGAAAACTCAGAAGGTTATTTGCCCCAACAATTCATTGATACATATAAAAATCAAGCAGGAACAGTTGCAGAAGATTTATTATTTACAGAGTATACAAGTTCAATTTCAAGTACAAGATTAGACTTTAGTCAAATTAATACAAAATTATATTCTTTAAATCCAATAGAAGAAGTAAAAAGTATAGTTGATTTAAATGGTAAATCATTTAATGTTATAAAGGGTGCAAAAATCTCATTTAATAAAGACGGAGACAAAGAATGAACAATTTTAGCAGAGGGAGATAACAAACAACAAAATCTACCCGAACTTTCTGATTTAACAAATCCAAAAAGTATTTTCTTTATTGATGGTAAATATACATCTGATAACGCAAAACATCAAATATCTCCAAAAACTGCTTTAAGACTAAGATTTCAAGATTATTTCGATAATGAATTAGTTAAAAACATTATTTCTAACCTATTAACAATGTCATATATGGATGCTAATAACTTTTCTATCTTACCTTCATCTGAAAGTCAAGAAGATTCAACTATGAGTCCATTTATAAATACTAGTTCACCATTATTTTCAAAAACACAATCATGATTTACAACTAACACAACTGGTGAAAATAGAAATTGAACCACTAATGTTAGAATGGTTTGGTCAATAAAGTTTAGAAAAGATAACGAAAGTAAAGTTAGAGATGAATTAAAAAAACATGACATTAATAGCGGTTCTGATAAAGTTGTTGACTTTTCAAACGGTAACTTAAAACAAGGATCTTCATTAATTAAATTGATGTCAGATATTGCTAAAAGTTTAAAAACAGAAGAAGAAAGCGGGGTTATTTATAATGAAGATAACTCAAATGCTTACGACTCATTCTTTAGAGCACAAGGATATAAAGGATTTACAATATTTGAAAATGGTAGTGCAATTGGTAATAACCCAATTTCAGGAAAAAACTATGAAAGTGCTGTAAAAGAGGCTAAAAAACCAAGTATTTTATTAAAATCTGGTAGTCCCTTCTTTGAAGATAATGAAGATAAAAACATTGAAGAAATCGTATTTACATTACCAATTTATATGATTGAATTATTAGGAGCTAGTGCTGAATCTAATGATAGTTATATATATCAAATTAAAGGCGCTGATGAAAAAGGTAAAGATATCGAGTTTGGTTGATCTGGATATGGATCAAGTAAAACTAAATATAAAGATATTTGAAACCAAGATAATAATAAAGAGTACCACTCAGTTGACGTTCAAAATTTAATATCAGGTAAAGATATTGAAGACTCATCACAAGTTTCTACACAAGAGTCAAATTATAATTCAGCTGGTTATGCAATGATTAACCAGATAAAATATATGGTTTCTCAAGACTCTACTATCTCAGAATTAGCAAAAACAGTTCTATATACTAAATATCTAGATGCGGATCACATTTATTATGCAGGTTTATACGATCAAATTGGTAAATATATTAAAAATAATAAAGATGCAGACGATTAA
- a CDS encoding flavodoxin, with protein sequence MKKILKWVFSIALISNLSIGTVSCSTSDINNEFDNKINENTKSKTIVVYFSWSNGTETMANYIANKLDVKTFKIERELPYSSNYSELSKDARNEAVNNLRPKMKEYPEYINNYDYILLGFPIWWHVAPMIIGSFLEHYNLDNKRIFPFIRSSAYLSEHLTRALNFLRDNSSKDAIIEKEVYSSSRNDVDNWLANTYLDKVKTLE encoded by the coding sequence TTGAAAAAAATTTTAAAATGAGTATTTAGTATCGCGCTAATTTCAAATTTATCAATTGGTACCGTTAGTTGTTCAACATCTGATATAAATAACGAATTTGACAACAAGATAAATGAAAATACAAAATCAAAAACAATTGTGGTTTATTTTTCTTGATCTAATGGCACTGAAACTATGGCAAATTATATCGCAAACAAACTTGATGTAAAAACATTTAAAATTGAAAGAGAATTGCCATATTCTTCAAATTACTCAGAATTATCAAAAGATGCAAGAAATGAAGCGGTAAATAACTTAAGACCAAAAATGAAAGAATATCCAGAATATATAAATAATTATGATTATATATTGTTAGGTTTTCCTATATGGTGACATGTTGCACCTATGATAATAGGTTCATTTTTAGAGCACTATAACTTAGATAATAAACGTATTTTTCCATTTATTAGATCTTCTGCTTATTTAAGTGAACATTTAACTAGAGCTTTAAACTTTTTAAGAGATAATTCATCAAAAGATGCCATTATAGAAAAAGAAGTTTATTCAAGTAGTAGAAACGATGTGGACAATTGACTTGCAAACACATATTTAGATAAAGTTAAAACTTTAGAATAG
- a CDS encoding integrase core domain-containing protein, translated as MANYVIQTLFFAIKKRGAPDIIHSDQGSPYTNETWKSLWDENKISIFMSKRGNSPDNGACESFFGTIKNECIYTYKIKELNYSNIYTIISDYIDFYNYVRPMLKHKKTPYEIRMEKVPF; from the coding sequence ATGGCAAATTATGTTATACAAACCTTATTTTTTGCAATCAAAAAGAGAGGCGCTCCTGATATTATTCATTCTGATCAAGGTAGTCCTTATACAAATGAAACTTGAAAAAGTTTATGAGATGAAAACAAGATAAGTATATTCATGTCAAAAAGAGGTAACTCTCCTGATAACGGAGCGTGCGAATCTTTTTTTGGAACAATAAAAAATGAATGTATTTATACTTATAAAATAAAAGAGTTAAATTATTCAAATATCTATACAATAATTTCAGATTATATTGATTTTTATAATTATGTTAGACCTATGTTGAAACATAAAAAAACTCCATACGAAATTCGTATGGAGAAAGTACCTTTTTAA
- a CDS encoding HIT family protein: MNNCIFCKIIKKEIPSKIIYENDFVYSFLDITPNSDGHCLIVPKKHYENFEQTDKDYLHHVLDGKIEVLKILNTKLPKKPLGYNFVTNQGEEAFQTVFHYHEHIIPKYKKNKGYTFLIKNNPDDLSDLDVLYSYFKK, translated from the coding sequence ATGAATAATTGTATATTTTGCAAAATAATTAAAAAAGAGATACCGTCAAAAATAATATATGAGAATGATTTTGTATATTCATTTTTAGATATTACACCAAATTCTGACGGACACTGCCTGATAGTCCCTAAAAAACATTATGAAAATTTTGAGCAAACAGATAAAGATTATTTACATCATGTACTAGACGGAAAAATTGAAGTTTTAAAAATATTAAATACAAAATTACCTAAGAAACCATTAGGCTATAATTTCGTTACAAATCAAGGGGAAGAGGCTTTCCAAACAGTTTTTCATTACCATGAACATATAATTCCTAAATACAAAAAAAATAAAGGTTACACTTTTTTGATCAAGAATAATCCTGATGATTTAAGCGATTTAGATGTTTTATACTCATATTTTAAAAAATAA
- a CDS encoding MerR family transcriptional regulator, whose amino-acid sequence MNKKYYINNISKRYSISEHTLRYYDKKNILSCFKRDANGYRYVEEKDLRFIELVICLKKTKLSLKNIQRYLQLIEQGDTTMLERFKIIDKQLKLAIKMRKDIDDQIEFLKNKIKIFQKILI is encoded by the coding sequence ATGAATAAAAAATATTATATAAATAATATTTCAAAAAGATATTCTATATCTGAACATACACTCAGATATTATGATAAAAAAAACATTTTAAGTTGTTTTAAAAGAGATGCTAATGGATATCGTTATGTAGAAGAAAAAGATCTTAGATTTATAGAACTTGTAATTTGCCTTAAAAAAACAAAACTTAGCCTAAAAAATATTCAAAGATATTTGCAACTTATAGAGCAAGGTGATACTACAATGTTAGAGAGATTTAAAATAATAGATAAACAATTAAAATTAGCAATAAAAATGCGAAAAGATATTGATGATCAAATAGAGTTTTTAAAAAATAAAATTAAAATTTTTCAAAAAATTTTAATTTAA
- a CDS encoding DDE-type integrase/transposase/recombinase codes for MISKWFKRIYDKRDTSYDLFINKVFYDKDSKYWTHRKWGHKKIALKFGLCLKMVLSSMKAQNLVPENCEKSRKWKAYTKKSKDPINTAPNLLKNQETNKIEFIANKSLEKICLDISELKIKNKKIYLFVYIDIYSRLPLITYFANNQTNEELINSMQLLVAKYDVKNSIIHTDRGSQFRSLIMKEFCNNYNIIQSMTDGYASWQNSIVETFFKSIKQNYYVGYKFEDDGTFINWMKDCVWNYSNNRIINKLKNTPKEIFESNLLKYM; via the coding sequence ATGATTAGCAAATGGTTCAAAAGAATATATGACAAAAGAGACACAAGTTATGACTTATTTATAAACAAAGTTTTTTACGATAAAGATTCAAAATATTGAACTCATCGAAAATGAGGGCATAAAAAAATTGCACTAAAATTTGGTTTATGTCTAAAAATGGTCTTGAGTTCTATGAAAGCACAAAATCTAGTTCCTGAAAATTGTGAAAAAAGTAGAAAATGAAAAGCTTATACTAAAAAAAGCAAAGATCCAATAAATACAGCTCCCAATTTATTAAAAAACCAAGAAACAAATAAAATCGAGTTTATTGCAAATAAATCGTTAGAAAAAATTTGTTTAGATATTTCGGAGTTAAAAATAAAAAACAAAAAAATTTACTTATTTGTTTATATTGATATATATTCTAGACTACCTTTAATAACATATTTTGCAAACAATCAAACAAACGAAGAACTTATTAATAGTATGCAACTTTTAGTTGCTAAATATGATGTAAAAAATAGCATTATCCATACGGATAGAGGATCACAATTTAGGAGCTTAATTATGAAAGAATTTTGTAACAATTACAATATTATTCAAAGCATGACAGACGGATATGCTTCTTGACAAAACTCGATAGTAGAAACATTTTTTAAAAGCATAAAACAAAATTATTATGTAGGTTATAAGTTTGAAGATGATGGAACTTTTATAAATTGAATGAAAGATTGTGTATGAAATTATTCTAATAATAGAATAATAAACAAATTAAAAAATACTCCCAAAGAAATTTTTGAGAGTAATTTGTTAAAATATATGTAG
- the trmFO gene encoding methylenetetrahydrofolate--tRNA-(uracil(54)-C(5))-methyltransferase (FADH(2)-oxidizing) TrmFO, translating into MEVNIIGAGLAGCELAYQLAQKGIKVNLYEKKNIEKNEIQKLDTFAELVCSNTFRSKSTQNAVGILKKELEQLDSFILKCAYLTEIPSDDALAVDRISFSKLVDKKIREQKNITVFNEELKILDADKIYVICCGPLISDEFKKEIDRVVGNQKLFYLDASSPIIKKDSIDFKKVYYSSRHSNDNSYICAPLNKHEFENFYINLINAQKVKLKDFEKEIFFKGCQPIEQIAIQSKKNLINGPMSPNGLEHENNKPYAVIQLRKDNAIDSLYNIVGFQTNLTWPEQKRVFQLIPGLENAEFARYGVMHKNSYINSPKILNKKLQVMRNKKVYFAGQVTGVEGYIESFASAFIVFFALYSEFKNKKFIPFPDQTILGALTNYITNKKLKKLKPMKANMGIVKVDKEFDTKTEKYDYIYENSMLIIKNYLEKIF; encoded by the coding sequence ATGGAAGTAAATATTATAGGTGCTGGATTAGCTGGTTGTGAATTAGCTTATCAATTAGCACAAAAGGGAATTAAAGTTAATTTATATGAAAAAAAGAATATTGAAAAAAATGAGATTCAAAAATTAGATACATTTGCAGAATTGGTTTGTTCAAATACTTTTAGAAGTAAGTCTACACAAAATGCAGTTGGAATTTTAAAAAAAGAATTAGAGCAATTAGACTCATTTATCTTGAAATGTGCATATCTAACTGAAATACCTAGCGATGACGCTTTAGCGGTTGATCGAATTAGTTTTTCAAAACTAGTGGATAAAAAAATAAGAGAACAAAAAAATATAACAGTTTTTAATGAAGAATTAAAAATATTGGATGCAGATAAAATTTATGTAATATGTTGTGGACCTTTGATTAGTGATGAATTTAAAAAAGAAATAGATAGAGTTGTTGGTAATCAAAAACTATTTTATTTAGATGCATCTTCTCCAATAATCAAAAAAGATTCTATTGATTTTAAAAAAGTTTATTATAGTTCAAGACATTCAAATGATAATAGTTATATTTGTGCACCTCTAAATAAACATGAGTTTGAAAATTTTTATATTAATTTGATAAATGCTCAGAAAGTTAAATTAAAAGATTTTGAAAAAGAAATTTTTTTTAAAGGATGTCAGCCTATTGAACAAATAGCTATTCAATCTAAAAAAAATCTTATAAATGGACCTATGTCTCCAAATGGATTAGAACACGAAAATAATAAACCATATGCAGTTATTCAACTTAGAAAAGATAATGCTATTGATAGTTTATATAATATTGTAGGATTTCAAACTAACTTAACTTGACCTGAACAAAAAAGAGTATTTCAGTTAATACCTGGTCTTGAAAATGCTGAGTTTGCAAGATATGGTGTTATGCATAAAAATTCTTATATAAACTCACCAAAAATCTTGAATAAAAAATTACAAGTAATGAGAAATAAAAAAGTTTATTTTGCAGGTCAAGTAACGGGTGTAGAAGGATATATAGAATCATTTGCTTCTGCATTTATTGTTTTCTTTGCTTTATATTCTGAGTTTAAAAATAAAAAGTTTATTCCTTTTCCTGATCAAACTATTTTAGGTGCATTAACAAACTATATAACAAATAAAAAGCTAAAAAAATTAAAACCAATGAAAGCAAATATGGGTATTGTCAAAGTAGATAAAGAATTTGACACAAAAACTGAAAAGTATGACTATATATATGAAAACAGCATGTTAATAATAAAAAATTATCTTGAAAAAATTTTTTAA